The DNA segment CCAGATATTCTAGGCGCCTCAACCAACTGATCCGGAGTGACGCAATGACCGACCCTGTAGCCCATGACTGTGAACTGGACGCCAGTGGTCTGAATTGCCCGTTGCCGTTGCTCAAGGCCAAAATGGAACTCAACAAGCTGCCCAGTGGCGCCGTGCTCAAGGTGATCGCCACGGATGCCGGCTCGCAGCGCGACTTCCGCACCTTTGCCCGTCTGGCCGGTCATACGCTGCTGCGCGAAGAAGACGAAGCAGGCGTCTACCGTTACTGGCTGAAAAAAGCCTGAAACCGACAGCGTAAAAGACCTAAGGATTATTGATGTTCAAAGTGTTACGCGACTGGATTCAGCGCTACTTTTCCGATGAAGAGGCGGTGGTGCTGGCGGTGCTGCTGTTTCTCGCCTTTACCGCGGTGCTTACCCTCGGAGGGATGCTCGCGCCGGTATTGGCTGGGATGGTGCTGGCGTATCTGATGCAGGGGCTGGTGCTCGCTCTTGAGCGCATGCGCTTGCCTGGTGCGGCGGCGGTGGGGCTGGTGTTCGCGCTGTTCATGGGCGTGTTGCTGGTGTTCATCGTGGTGGTCTTGCCGCTGCTGTGGCATCAGTTGATCACGCTGTTCAACGAACTTCCGGGCATGCTCGCCAAGTGGCAGTCGCTGCTGTTGCTGCTGCCGGAGCGCTATCCGCATCTGGTCTCCGACGAGCAGGTACTGCAGGCCATCGAAGCGGCGCGTGGCGAGATCGGCAAGTTCGGCCAATGGGCGCTGACCTTCTCGCTGTCGAGCCTGCCGCTGCTGGTCAACATCATGATCTATCTGGTGCTGGTACCGATCCTGGTGTTCTTCTTCCTCAAGGATCGGGCCATGATCGGCGAGTGGGTGCGCGGCTATCTGCCCCGTGAGCGGGCGCTGATCACCCGCGTGGCGCAGGAAATGAATCGGCAGATCGCCAATTACATTCGCGGCAAGGTCATCGAGATCGTGATCTGTGGCGGTGTGACCTATATCGCGTTCGTCGCCCTTGGCCTTAACTATGCGGCGCTGCTGGCGTTGCTGGTCGGGGTGTCAGTGGTGGTGCCGTACGTCGGCGCGGTGGTGGTGACCGTGCCGGTGCTGCTGATTGCCTTGTTCCAGTGGGGCTGGAGCGATCAGTTCATCTATCTGATGGCGGTCTACGGGATCATTCAGACCCTGGATGGCAACGTGCTGGTGCCGTTGCTGTTTTCCGAGGCGGTCAACCTGCACCCGGTGGCGATCATCTGCGCGGTGCTGTTGTTTGGCGGGCTATGGGGATTCTGGGGGGTGTTCTTCGCGATTCCGCTGGCGACGCTGTTCAAGGCAGTGCTGGATGCGTGGCCGCGCAAGGAGCCGGTTGTAGCTCCGTTACTTTAAAACCGGATTATTCGTTGAGGCTTATGGCCCCTTCGCGAGCAAGCCCGCTCCCACAGTTGACCGAGGTCTATGTGGGAGCGGGCTTGCTCGCGAAAGCGTCAGTGAAAACGACGCAGAAATGTCAGGCCTTATTCAGGGCCTGAGCCGCAGCCAGCACCGCATCAACATGCCCCGGCACTTTCACGCCGCGCCATTCCTGACGCAGCACCCCGTTCTTGTCGATCAGGAACGTGCTGCGATCAACGCCCAGGTATTCCTTGCCGTACAGCTTCTTCAGCTTGATCACGTCGAACAGTTGGCAGACGGCTTCATCCTTGTCGCTGATCAGCTCGAACGGGAATTCCTGCTTGCACTTGAAGTTCTCGTGGGATTTCAGGCTGTCGCGGGAAATACCGAAGATTTCCGTGTTGGCAGCCTGGAACGCCGTGTACTGGTCACGAAAACCCTGGCCTTCGGTGGTGCAACCCGGGGTGCTGTCCTTCGGATAGAAGTAGATCACCACTTGCTTGCCCTTCAGGGCGGACAGGCTGACGGTCTGCCCGCTGGTGGCAGGTGCTTCGAAATCCGCAACCGGTTGGTCGATGACAACGGCCATGAAAGCTTCCTTACATTGGGTTTTGTGGGCGCCAGGGTTCGATCAGCGCGTCCAGGTTCATTGCGTCGGCGAAGTCCAGGAACTGGTCGCGCAGCCAGCTGATCTGGGTGCCGGCCGGCAGCGTCACAGTGAATGTGGCATTGAGCATGGTGCCGCCGGTCTGCGGCGCCTGATAGGTATCGCAGGTCAGGTTTTCCAGCTCGACGTTGTGATCCATGAAGAACTGGCACAGCTCGTTGATGATGTCCGGGCGATACGCCGAGCTGACATAGGCCACGTACGGCAGGGCCTGTGGGCGATTTTCCAGCGCGGCACTGCGCACCACGTTGACGGTAAAGGCGTGGCGCTTGGCCAGGCCCGACAGGCTGCCTTCGAGACGGGCCAGGGCGTCCCAGCTGCCGGAGATTTCCAGCACCAGGGCGCTGCATTCGCCATGGCGAGTCAGACGGGAGGTGACGACGGCGCAGCGATTTTCATGGCTGGCGCGGCACAGGACGTTAGTCAGCTCCATGGGGTTGGCGCCAAGGGCACTGATGACAAGGAATTGTTCGCGAACTGTGGGGGTGGACATGCAGCATTCCTAAAGCGATGAGCGGTCGGTAGGTCGATGGGCGTTGGCCGTCGGGATGCGTCTGCGCGTGCCGATTCAGAAAGCCCCGGGCCATGGCTCGCAATTCGCTCCAATATAGGCAGAGCGTGCAGCAGCGACACTGGAACGGGGCCTGGGTGGCCGACAGGGGAGGCTGGAGCCCGACGTACAAGCTGATCTGTACCGATCAAAGTCTGAAGGGTAGCGAAAACCGACGCCAAGGGGAATGGCGGCGCAGTACTTCGCTTGTGCAAGCATCTTGGCGCCAGTACCATTACCGCTCTCTTTTTCCGGCAGGAGCGTTTTCATGATTCGGGGCAGTATGGTGGCACTGGTCACACCCATGGATGCACAAGGGCGTCTTGACTGGGACAGCCTCCGAAAACTCGTGGACTTCCACCTTGAAAACGGCACCCATGCCATTGTCGCGGTCGGTACCACCGGCGAGTCGGCAACCCTTGATGTAGAAGAACACATCGCCGTCATCAAAGCCGTGGTCAAACAGGTTGCCGGCCGTATTCCGGTGATCGCCGGTACCGGCGCCAATTCGACCCGCGAAGCCGTCGAACTGACCCGCAACGCCAAGGAAGCCGGCGCCGACGCCTGCCTGCTGGTGGTTCCGTACTACAACAAGCCGACTCAGGAAGGCCTGTACCAGCACTTCAAGCACATTGCCGAAGCGGTCGACATTCCCCAGATTCTCTACAACGTTCCCGGCCGCACCTCCTGCGACATGCAGGCCGAGACCGTGATTCGCCTGTCCACCGTGCCGAACATCATCGGCATCAAGGAAGCCACCGGCGACCTGAAACGCGCCAAAGCCATCATCGACGGCGTGAGCAAGGACTTCATCGTGCTGTCCGGCGATGATCCGACTGCGGTCGAGCTGATCCTGCTGGGCGGCAAAGGCAATATCTCCGTGACCGCCAACGTCGCCCCGCGCGAAATGGCTGATCTGTGCGAGGCTGCGCTGAATGGCGACGCCGACACCGCACGGGCAATCAACGAAAAACTGATGCCGCTGCACAAGGACCTGTTCATCGAAGCCAACCCGATTCCGGTGAAGTGGGCTTTGGTTGAAATGGGCCTGATGCACGAAGGCATCCGCTTGCCGCTGACCTGGCTGAGCGCTCCTTGTCATGAAACGCTTCGCACGGCCCTGCGCCAGTGCAGCGTCCTGGTTTAATTGAGGAAGTACAACGCATGAAGCGAATGGCCGGACTTTCCGCACTTGCCTTGATTATCTCCAGCACCAGTGGCTGCGGATGGGTCTGGGGCCCGGAAGGTTATTTCCGTGACCGTGGTAGCGATTACCTGGAAGCGCAACAGACTCCACCGATGCAACTGCCACCGAATGTCAGCACCTCCAAGCGTCTGGATCCGCTGTTGCCGATCCCGCGCAACGTGGCTGATGACACCGCCAAGGGCGAGTACGTGGTGCCGCGTCCACAACCGCTGTCGGCGATTGCCGACGCGACCGACTACTCGTTGCAGAAGAGCGGCGACTCGCGTTGGGTCATGGCCCAGCATCAGCCGGCCGAAGTCTGGCCAGTGGCGGTGCAGTTCTTCCAGGACAACGGTTTCCGTCTGGATGAACAGCGCCCGCAAACCGGCGAGTTCACGACTAAATGGCAGCATTCCGACGAACTGTCCGCCGCCATGGCCAAGCGCCTGAGCGCAGCCGGTGTCGGTGCCGACAGCGAAACCCGCGTGCGGGTGCGTATCGAGCCAGGCGTGCAGCGCAACACCAGTGAAATCTACGTGGTCAGCGCCGAGCGTCCTGCCGGCAGCACCGCCGATGTCGATTTCACCAACCGTTCGGTCAACACTGGCCTGGACGCTGCGCTGGTCGACGACATGCTCGCGAGCATGAGCCGGATCTCCGAGAAGGGCGGTTCGGTGTCGATGCTGGCTTCGCGTGACTTCGATACCCCAAGCCGTGTCAGCCTCAGCGAAGACGGTAGCGGCAACCCGGTACTGAACGTCGGTCCGGACCTGGATCGTGCCTGGTCGAGCGTCGGTCGTGCGCTGGAGCAAGGTCAGTGGCGCGTTGAAGACATCAACCGCAGCCTGGGCCTGTACTACATCAACCTGGCCGAAAAAGCCGAGAAGAAAGACGACAAGCCTGGTTTCTTCAGCAGCCTGTTCGGCAGTGCGCCGACCAAGGAAGAAGTTGAAGCCCGCGCCGAGCGTTATCAGGTTCGCCTGAGCAAGGTCGGTGAAAACGTTCAGGTGACCGTCGAGAAGAACATCAACACCGTTGCGCCTGCCGATGTGGCACGCAAAGTGTTGAGCGTGATTCAGGACAATCTGGGCTGATCACATGCGCTTTGCCGTTCTCGGCAGCGGTAGCCAAGGGAACGGCACGCTGATCGCCAGCGCTGATACGTATGTGCTGGTGGATTGTGGTTTTTCCCTGCGGGAAACCGAAAAACGCCTGTTGCGCCTGGGTGTGAACCCGGCGCAACTGAGCGCGATACTCGTAACCCACGAACATGCCGACCACGTGCATGGCGTGGGTTTGCTGTCTCGGCGCTACAATCTTCCGGTCTACCTCAGTCGCGGCACACTGCGCGGGATGCGCAAACCGATCGAACCCGCAGGCTTTCTGGCCGGCGGCGAGCAGCTGCAGATCGGCGCACTGAACATCGGGGTCATTGCCGTGGCCCATGATGCGCAAGAGCCGACACAGTATGTATTCAGTGATAACGAGCAGCGGCGCTTCGGCCTGCTGACCGACCTGGGTTCCTACTGCGAGCGGGTGCTGGACGGCTATCGGGATCTCGATGCGTTGATGATCGAGTCCAACCACTGTCGCGACATGCTGGCTCGTGGTCACTATCCGTACTTTCTCAAGCAACGGGTGGGCGGCGAGCTGGGACATTTGAACAACCATCAGGCGGCATTCCTGGTGGCCGAGTTGGGGTGGCAGGGCTTGCAGCATCTGGTTCTCGCCCACCTGAGCAGCAAGAACAACCTGCCGCAGCTGGCCCGGCAATGTTTCGTCGACACCCTCGGGTGCGACCCGGACTGGCTGCAACTGGCCGATCAAGATTCAGGGCTCGACTGGCGCCATATCGCCTAGCCCATCTACTTAGCAAGCGGAGCCCATCATGGAAAAACGTGAAGAACTCTACCGCGGCAAAGCCAAATCGGTTTACAAGACCGACGACGCTGACCGCTTGATCCTGCTGTTTCGCAACGACACATCAGCGTTCGACGGCAAGCGCATCGAGCAGCTCGACCGCAAAGGCATGGTGAACAACAAGTTCAACGCCTTCATCATGCAGAAACTCGAAGCGGCCGGCATTCCGACCCAATTCGACAAACTGCTGGGCGACAACGAGTGCCTGGTGAAGAAACTCGACATGATCCCGGTCGAGTGCGTCGTGCGTAACTACGCCGCCGGCAGCCTGGTAAAACGCCTGGGCGTCGAAGAGGGCATGAAGCTCAACCCGTACACCTTCGAACTGTTCCTGAAGGACGACGCCAAGGGCGACCCGTTCATCAACGAATCCCACGTCGTGGCATTCGGCTGGGGCACCGCCGAGCAACTGGCGCGCATGAAAGAACTGTCGCTCAAGGTCAACGAAGTCCTGAGCAAACTGTTCGACGACGCCGGCCTGCTGTTGGTCGATTTCAAGCTTGAGTTCGGCGTGTTCAGCGACGGCTCGATCGTCCTGGGCGACGAGTTCAGCCCGGACGGCTGCCGTCTGTGGGACAAGGACACCAAGAAGAAAATGGACAAGGACCGCTTCCGCCAGGGCCTCGGTGACGTCATCGAAGCCTACGAAGAAGTCGCCAAGCGTCTGGGTGTACCGCTTTAATCGACGCAAGCATCTGATAGCACGGAGAAAATTTGCGAAAGAGGGTTTGCTTTCCGCAGAAGTGTTGTTATGATGCGCGCCGTTGGAGAGATGCCAGAGTGGCCGAATGGGACGGATTCGAAATCCGTTGTACCTTCACCGGTACCTAGGGTTCGAATCCCTATCTCTCCGCCATACATAGAAAAAGCCCCGTAGCTGAGAAGCTGCGGGGCTTTTTTGTTTCTGCTCGCTTGAGTAGTGAGCAAATCCTGTCGCCGGAACCCGAGGTTGAAAAGTCGATAATCGAACGTAGGTCGATTTATACCTGTTCGTACGTAACTCTCGGAGTCTGCCTACAGCTCTATTTCAAATCACTCCCTATCCTGATTTGCGTGCCCGATATACACCGGAATCAGGACAAAAAGACGCCGCTTTTCAAGCCTGGAGAGCGGCGTTGTCCGTTTATTCAAGGGGCGCTTCATGGATCAGCGATTATTTCACGACCCACCCCCGCTACATTGGAATGGGCGCGCATCGAGTCTCTTTTCAACGCGCTCGGGGCCAAAACCGTGGAGGGCAATGGATCGAGAGTTCGGTTTGAATTGAGAGGCGTGGTCGCCACGCTCCACCGGCCTCACCCGGATAAAGAAGCAAAGCCCTATCAGGTTCGTGATGCTCGGGCTTTTCTTGACCAAGCAGGAGTCACTCCATGAATGTGATGAATTACAACGGGTATGCCGCTCGAATTGAATACAGCGATGAAGATGGTCTTTTTGTTGGCCATATCGCAGGGATCAAGGACGTCGTAGGTTTCCATGGCGAATCTGTAGAAGAGCTTCGGTCAGCATTTGAAGAGGCTGTTACTGACTATCTGGAGACTTGCGCCAAATTGGGTCGAGCCCCGCAAAAGCCTTATTCGGGCAACCTCAGTCTGCGTTTGGCGCCAGCTCTTCATGCGACTGTTGCCGTAAAAGCGCAATTGGCTCAAAAGAGCATCAATCAGTGGGTTGCGGATGTTCTTGACCGAGAGGCCCACGCCTAGCTTGATTCTGGTAACGACAAGGTCTTATGTACGTCGTTCCCGAACAGAGCAAATAGCCCCGTAGCTGTGAAGCTGCGGGGCATTTTTGTTTCTGCGGTTTTTATCGAGCACCCGCCTCAGTCACTCACGGCTGCGAGTGCCCCAGCTTCTGTTTGATCAGGTCATACACTTGCTTGTGCGTCGAATTGCGCAGCGTGTTGTCCTTGCAAGCCGAGGCCAGGAAGGTTTTCACTTCGTCCCTGGCGTGCGGATAGAGGCTGGCGACGTAGTCGGCTTCGTGCGTTTGGGTGCAGTTGAAGTGCTTGTCGTCTTTCGCTTTGTCCCTAGCCATGGTGCGGCTCCTTTTTTGAGTTGAATGGCATGTGGCGGAACAGGGCTGGATCGCCCCATACGCTGAAGAGCGTAGGGGCGCAAAAGTGCTTTGCCAGTGATTCAGGCGAAAAAGGAAGAGGCTGTAGGACGCGGCGCGATCAGATCTCCTTCACCGGCGTCTCCCCCTGCACGCCCTTGATCAATTCGATCACATGTAAACAATCGGCCTTGTTCACATACGACTCGCCACTGGCGATCGTCTCGTGGTTGCCCGCCCGCAGCCTCCAGCGCCATTGGCCTTTGCCGGTGCTCGGGGTGCCTCTGGATTGGCGGTAGATCTCGAAATACATTCAGTTCGCTCCTTGCGATGGTGTTTGCGACAACCTGTGTGGCGCATCGTCGCAAGCCTAGCGGAGCGAGTTTTTTTCGCTATCGGGCATTTGTTTCCAATCGTTGGCAGATGTTTCTGAAGAGTGCGGACTAGAGCGCACGCATCGGCGTCTGGATTGGCCAAAATGTCGCCAATTCCACCTTGCAAGGCTATCGGCGCTACTGCTTAATACGGGACGGCTCATGGCGTCGAAAATCTTCGACGACCGACAATCACTATAAAAAGAGCACTCCATTGACTGAGCACGGAACGCCACAGGCCACACGGGTCAGGTTATCGCTGGTTGTCCCCGTTTTTAACGAGGAGGACAGTCTCAACGCGTTCATCCTGCGCATTGACGAAGTGTTTCAGCATCAGCCGTCGATCGAGCTGGAGCTGGTGTTCGTCAATGACGGCAGCACTGATGCCACACTTGAGCGGTTGTTGGACCGTCAGCAGCACGACGCGCGTCTGCGGATCGTCGATCTGAGCCGCAATTTCGGCAAGGAGGCGGCGTTGTCCGCTGGTCTGCAGATTGCCTCCGGGCAGATTGTCGTCCCCATTGATGCGGATCTGCAGGATCCACCCGAAGTCATCTTGCAAATGATCGAGCGCTGGCGCGAAGGCTACGAAGTGGTGCTTGGCCACCGCATCAGCCGCCGCAGTGATACCTGGGCCAAGCAGACTTCGGCGCACTGGTTCTATCGCCTGCACAACAAGATCGCCGAGCAACCGCTGCCGGAAAACGTCGGTGATTTCCGCCTGATGGATCGTTGCGTGGTCGATGCCTTGCTGACCTTGCCCGAGTCCCGGCGCTTCATGAAAGGTCTGTTCGCCTGGGTCGGGTTTCGCACCACCCACGTTGATTACGAGCGTCCCGAGCGTGTGGCGGGGCAGAGCAAGTTCAACGGCTGGCGGCTGTGGAATTTCGCGCTGGAAGGTATCACCAGTTTCAGCACCGAGCCGCTGCGAATCTGGACTTACATCGGCGCGCTGGTCTCGCTGGTGTCCTTTGCCTTTGCCATTTTTATCGTGGTGCGCACGCTGATCCACGGCGTCGACATGCCCGGTTATGCCTCGCTCATGGTGGCGGTGACGTTCCTCGGTGGCCTGCAACTGATCGGCATCGGCGTGCTCGGCGAGTACCTGGGCCGCACTTATATCGAATCCAAACGCCGGCCGGTTTTTCTGGTGCGTCGCGTCTACGACCCCAAGGACTGAAACATGGATCTCAAGGAAACCGACATTCTTGGCGACAGCATCGGCGAGCATTGGTATTACTGCTCCAAGGCGGCGGCGACTCGTCGTCTGCTCGGTGATGCACCGATCACACGGATTCTCGACGTGGGTGCCGGCTCGGGGTTTTTCTCGCACCATTTATTGACCCAAACCGCGGCGCAGGAGGCGTGGTGCGTCGATATCAGCTATCCCGCCGATTCCGATGCGACCACTGCCGGCAAACCGGTGCATTACCGCCGCGATATCGACGCCATCGACGCAGATCTGGTGCTGCTCATGGACGTACTGGAGCATGTCGACGATGACCTCGGTCTGCTCAAGGCTTACGTTGACAAGGTACCGTCCGGCAGCCGTTTCCTGATGACCGTGCCGGCGTTTCAGTTTCTGTGGAGCGGTCACGACGACTTCCTCGAGCACAAGCGCCGCTACACCCTGGCGCAGTTTGAAACTCTGGCCCGCGACGCCGGTTTGACGGTGCAGCGCGGTGCCTACTTTTTCGGTGCGGTGTTTCCGATCGCGGCGGCGTTGCGTCTGCTGCCCAAAGGACCGCAGGCCGCAG comes from the Pseudomonas sp. RSB 5.4 genome and includes:
- a CDS encoding glycosyltransferase family 2 protein produces the protein MTEHGTPQATRVRLSLVVPVFNEEDSLNAFILRIDEVFQHQPSIELELVFVNDGSTDATLERLLDRQQHDARLRIVDLSRNFGKEAALSAGLQIASGQIVVPIDADLQDPPEVILQMIERWREGYEVVLGHRISRRSDTWAKQTSAHWFYRLHNKIAEQPLPENVGDFRLMDRCVVDALLTLPESRRFMKGLFAWVGFRTTHVDYERPERVAGQSKFNGWRLWNFALEGITSFSTEPLRIWTYIGALVSLVSFAFAIFIVVRTLIHGVDMPGYASLMVAVTFLGGLQLIGIGVLGEYLGRTYIESKRRPVFLVRRVYDPKD
- the dapA gene encoding 4-hydroxy-tetrahydrodipicolinate synthase, which codes for MIRGSMVALVTPMDAQGRLDWDSLRKLVDFHLENGTHAIVAVGTTGESATLDVEEHIAVIKAVVKQVAGRIPVIAGTGANSTREAVELTRNAKEAGADACLLVVPYYNKPTQEGLYQHFKHIAEAVDIPQILYNVPGRTSCDMQAETVIRLSTVPNIIGIKEATGDLKRAKAIIDGVSKDFIVLSGDDPTAVELILLGGKGNISVTANVAPREMADLCEAALNGDADTARAINEKLMPLHKDLFIEANPIPVKWALVEMGLMHEGIRLPLTWLSAPCHETLRTALRQCSVLV
- a CDS encoding peroxiredoxin; this encodes MAVVIDQPVADFEAPATSGQTVSLSALKGKQVVIYFYPKDSTPGCTTEGQGFRDQYTAFQAANTEIFGISRDSLKSHENFKCKQEFPFELISDKDEAVCQLFDVIKLKKLYGKEYLGVDRSTFLIDKNGVLRQEWRGVKVPGHVDAVLAAAQALNKA
- a CDS encoding DUF1508 domain-containing protein; the encoded protein is MYFEIYRQSRGTPSTGKGQWRWRLRAGNHETIASGESYVNKADCLHVIELIKGVQGETPVKEI
- a CDS encoding methyltransferase domain-containing protein, whose translation is MDLKETDILGDSIGEHWYYCSKAAATRRLLGDAPITRILDVGAGSGFFSHHLLTQTAAQEAWCVDISYPADSDATTAGKPVHYRRDIDAIDADLVLLMDVLEHVDDDLGLLKAYVDKVPSGSRFLMTVPAFQFLWSGHDDFLEHKRRYTLAQFETLARDAGLTVQRGAYFFGAVFPIAAALRLLPKGPQAAAPQSQLKRHHPLVNGVLKTLCSLELPLMGSNRLAGLSVFVLARKP
- a CDS encoding MBL fold metallo-hydrolase, with translation MRFAVLGSGSQGNGTLIASADTYVLVDCGFSLRETEKRLLRLGVNPAQLSAILVTHEHADHVHGVGLLSRRYNLPVYLSRGTLRGMRKPIEPAGFLAGGEQLQIGALNIGVIAVAHDAQEPTQYVFSDNEQRRFGLLTDLGSYCERVLDGYRDLDALMIESNHCRDMLARGHYPYFLKQRVGGELGHLNNHQAAFLVAELGWQGLQHLVLAHLSSKNNLPQLARQCFVDTLGCDPDWLQLADQDSGLDWRHIA
- a CDS encoding sulfurtransferase TusA family protein; translation: MTDPVAHDCELDASGLNCPLPLLKAKMELNKLPSGAVLKVIATDAGSQRDFRTFARLAGHTLLREEDEAGVYRYWLKKA
- a CDS encoding type II toxin-antitoxin system HicA family toxin, which encodes MPDIHRNQDKKTPLFKPGERRCPFIQGALHGSAIISRPTPATLEWARIESLFNALGAKTVEGNGSRVRFELRGVVATLHRPHPDKEAKPYQVRDARAFLDQAGVTP
- the bamC gene encoding outer membrane protein assembly factor BamC, which produces MKRMAGLSALALIISSTSGCGWVWGPEGYFRDRGSDYLEAQQTPPMQLPPNVSTSKRLDPLLPIPRNVADDTAKGEYVVPRPQPLSAIADATDYSLQKSGDSRWVMAQHQPAEVWPVAVQFFQDNGFRLDEQRPQTGEFTTKWQHSDELSAAMAKRLSAAGVGADSETRVRVRIEPGVQRNTSEIYVVSAERPAGSTADVDFTNRSVNTGLDAALVDDMLASMSRISEKGGSVSMLASRDFDTPSRVSLSEDGSGNPVLNVGPDLDRAWSSVGRALEQGQWRVEDINRSLGLYYINLAEKAEKKDDKPGFFSSLFGSAPTKEEVEARAERYQVRLSKVGENVQVTVEKNINTVAPADVARKVLSVIQDNLG
- a CDS encoding glycine cleavage system protein R, with amino-acid sequence MSTPTVREQFLVISALGANPMELTNVLCRASHENRCAVVTSRLTRHGECSALVLEISGSWDALARLEGSLSGLAKRHAFTVNVVRSAALENRPQALPYVAYVSSAYRPDIINELCQFFMDHNVELENLTCDTYQAPQTGGTMLNATFTVTLPAGTQISWLRDQFLDFADAMNLDALIEPWRPQNPM
- the purC gene encoding phosphoribosylaminoimidazolesuccinocarboxamide synthase codes for the protein MEKREELYRGKAKSVYKTDDADRLILLFRNDTSAFDGKRIEQLDRKGMVNNKFNAFIMQKLEAAGIPTQFDKLLGDNECLVKKLDMIPVECVVRNYAAGSLVKRLGVEEGMKLNPYTFELFLKDDAKGDPFINESHVVAFGWGTAEQLARMKELSLKVNEVLSKLFDDAGLLLVDFKLEFGVFSDGSIVLGDEFSPDGCRLWDKDTKKKMDKDRFRQGLGDVIEAYEEVAKRLGVPL
- a CDS encoding AI-2E family transporter, whose amino-acid sequence is MFKVLRDWIQRYFSDEEAVVLAVLLFLAFTAVLTLGGMLAPVLAGMVLAYLMQGLVLALERMRLPGAAAVGLVFALFMGVLLVFIVVVLPLLWHQLITLFNELPGMLAKWQSLLLLLPERYPHLVSDEQVLQAIEAARGEIGKFGQWALTFSLSSLPLLVNIMIYLVLVPILVFFFLKDRAMIGEWVRGYLPRERALITRVAQEMNRQIANYIRGKVIEIVICGGVTYIAFVALGLNYAALLALLVGVSVVVPYVGAVVVTVPVLLIALFQWGWSDQFIYLMAVYGIIQTLDGNVLVPLLFSEAVNLHPVAIICAVLLFGGLWGFWGVFFAIPLATLFKAVLDAWPRKEPVVAPLL
- a CDS encoding type II toxin-antitoxin system HicB family antitoxin, with the translated sequence MNVMNYNGYAARIEYSDEDGLFVGHIAGIKDVVGFHGESVEELRSAFEEAVTDYLETCAKLGRAPQKPYSGNLSLRLAPALHATVAVKAQLAQKSINQWVADVLDREAHA